TCACTTAAAGCTTTGGAGCATAGTCAAACCTAGAGTTGAAAAGTTAATGAGCGCAGCACCGTTTTGTGTCGACACCTTGCGTTTTGAACAGTGGTTGCAATATATCTTCTTACCGCAAATGTACCAGTTAATTAAAAATAAGCAGCCTTTGCCAACTCAGATAGCGTTATGTCCGATGGCTGAAGTGGCGTTTGTCGGGTTATCAGACAAAGCGGCGGATTTAATTAATATCATTGGCGATATTGATGAATTGCTAAGTGGTCAGCGTCAACAACAGAAGTTTTTACGCAATGAGTAAGTCAGTAATCGATAGTGTAAATCAGTCGGAAGTTGCAGAGGCAGAAGCGTGTGAAGAGCAAAAGCCAGTATTAACTATTCTTTATCAAGATGAATACTTGGTTGCGATAGATAAACCGGCAGGTTTATTCGTCCATCGCAGCTTTTTAGACAGGCATGAGCGCTACTTTGCTTTGCAGTTACTGCGTGACCAAATAGGCCAATATGTTTACCCCATTCATCGACTAGACAAGCCAACCAGCGGCGTGCTTTTGTTTGCACTTGATCAAGAAGTGGCAAGGGCATTAAACGATAAATTTATTACGCGTGATATTGAGAAGACCTATTATGCCTTAGTGCGCGGTTTTCTGGCGGATGAGATACGTGTTGATTATCCTCTGAAAGAAAAACTGGATAAAATTGGCGATAAATACGCGAGTGAAGATAAGCCAGCGCAAGCTGCCATTACGCAATTTACGACCATAGCCCAAGGTGTTATCAATAAGCCATTAGGGCGCTATGATACCGTGCGTTATTCTTTGGTGAAAGCCAGCCCTGAAACGGGCCGTCGTCACCAAATTCGCCGGCATTTAGCGCATCTACGTTTCCCTATCATTGGTGATGTTAACTATGGTGATAACAAACAAAACCCGTTTTTCGCTGAGGAATTTGGTTATCGCCGTTTGATGTTGTTTGCTAAAAAGCTAGCGTTTGAACACCCAGTGACAAAAAAGCCGCTGGTGATAGAAGCGGCGTTTGATCAGCAGTGGTTATCAGTATTTGAAAGGCTAGGCTGGCAAGATATCAAAGTGTAGGCTTTGGGTGCCTGACGTTGGTATGTGCACAGTCATGTTAGCTATACGTATCAAGCGCGCTATAGTTTAGTGCTTTTGGCAGTATTAGCGTCACCGGTTAAGCTCACAAACTGAGTGTTGTTTTGGCGACTATAGTGGTCGTATAACCAATCAAGGCGGTGTTTAGCGCGGCTAGTTGCTGGCGCTTTGTTATCACGATCACCCGTAATCATCACATAACCGACATTTTGTAGGCCAAGCGCCTCGTTTCGCGTTTGCTCAAACTGTGCCATCATAATTTGATCCGCCGTGGTAGGACGCTTTAATAAACTAATGAGCAGTTCAGTATCATTAGTTAATGGCTTTTTGTAATCTTGGTATGCAACATTCTCGGTACTTGAGCAGGCGCTCAATACTAAAACAAAGGCTAAGGTAACTAACTGGCTAATAACTTTCATGGCAACTACTGATAATGACTGTTGTGTTTCTAATATCAGTCTCAGCAAGCGCTATACCAATGCATTTTTGACACTTAGTTAATCAGGCTAAGCGATTGAAATTAATGCAGTTTAAATTTATTTGTTAGTACGAAATTTCCTTAAAACGAGCGTTTTTAGTGATAAAAAAAGCGCTAGATTTTTACTGTCAAAAATCTAGCGCTTGGTATTTTAGTCAGGTTAAGCTCATGTTTTTAGCTTAACCTACTCGACTATTAAAATTTTTATTCGTCAGAAACAGAACGAAGTAGGGCGTTAATACCTACTTTAGCACGTGTTTTAGCATCCACTTTTTTCACGATAATTGCAGCGTAAAGGCTGTAGGTACCACATTTCGATGGCAAGTTGCCTGGCACTACCACAGAGCCGGCAGGCACGCGGCCATAATGTGTTTCACCTGTTTCGCGATCATAAATGCGCGTACTTTGGCCGATGTAAACGCCCATTGAAATCACCGCACCTTCTTCAACAACAACGCCTTCAACAATTTCAGAGCGTGCGCCAATAAAGCAGTTATCTTCAATAATCGTTGGGCCTGCTTGTAGTGGCTCTAATACGCCGCCAATGCCAACACCACCAGAAAGGTGAACATTTTTACCAATTTGTGCACATGAGCCAACGGTGGCCCAAGTGTCAACCATAGTACCTTCATCAACATAGGCACCAATGTTGACGTAGCTTGGCATTACCACCACGTTTTTACCCACGTAGCTACCGGTACGCACAGTTGCTGGTGGTACAATGCGCACGCCATCAGCTTCAAACATCGCTTGTGTGTAGTCGCTGTATTTTAATGGCACTTTATCGAAGAATTTGCTCTCTGCGCCGTCAATAATTTCGTTGTCCCAAATGCGGAAGCTAAGCAGTACGGCTTTTTTTAGCCACTGATGAACAACCCATTCACCTGCTACTTTTTCAGCTACACGAGCTGAGCCATTGTTTAGCGCAGCAAGTGCTGCCAGTACCGCATCTTTAACTTCGTCGGTTACCGTCGCAGGCGTAATAGACATACGATTTTCAAACGCTTGCTCAATCGTTGCTTGCAAGTCTGTAGTCTCTTGGTTTTGCATGTTAAATCCTTCGTTAGTTAAACGATATCGTCACACAGACGTTCGTTTAATAGTTGTTGTTCTGTTGTCGTTAATGCTTGGTAGTCTGCATTTGAGATGGTAAATACGTCTTCAGCACGCTCGCCAAATGTGGTGATTTTGGCGCTGTGAATGTTTAGCTTTAAGTCGGCAAACACCTGCGCGAAGCTGGCTAGTAAGCCAGGTCGATCAGTAGTGATAATTTCCAACAAGGTGGTGCTGTCATCTTCTGTTTGGATAAAGCCCACTTGTGTTTTTAAGTTAAACGTTTGCAAACGTTTAGATACCGGCTGAACTTCGATCGTTGCTAGTGTTTCTTGGCTTAAGCGCGAGGCAAGCAAACGTGCTATTTCAAGCTGGCGAGGTTCGTCAGTAATGGCCTTTGATTGATGATCCAATACGACGAACGTATTAACCGTGTAACCTGTATTGCTGGTAATAATTTTCGCGTCATGAATCGACAGCTTTTTGCTACCGAGCAGGGCGACGGTATTGGCGAAAATATTTGAGCGCTCTTTGGTGAAGACAAAGACTTCCGTACCACCGCGATAAGGTTTTGGACTCACTATCACCAGTGGCTCACTGCGATCATGACCTAGAATATGTTGCGTGTGCCAAGCTATTTGCGTAGGTGAATAGCGCAGAAAGTAATCAGAGTTAAACTCCTGCCATAGCACGCTAATCGCACCCTCAGCGATTCCTTCTGCAAGCAGTAATTCTTGTGCTTGTTGTTCGTTTTCTCTAATTTGGTCTGCCAAATCAACAGGTTTCTCAAGGCCTCGTCTGAAAGCGCGCTTAGTGGCAAGATAAAGCTCTTCTAATAAGTTAGCTTTCCAGCTGTTCCACAAACTTTCGTTAGTGGCGCGCATATCGGCAACGGTTAAACAATACAAATAATCTAAGTGTGCTTCATCGCGAACAATTTCACCAAATTGCTTAATCACATCTGGGTCTGAAATATCACGGCGCTGGGCGGTTACTGACATTAATAAATGCTGCTGAACTAGCCACGCGATCATTCGGCCATCGTGATCGTTAAGTTTGTGCTCTTTGGCAAAGTTAAGGGCATCTACTGCGCCAAGCTCAGCATGGTCGCCACCACGGCCTTTGGCGATGTCGTGGAAAATACCGGCTAAATATAAAACTTCCGGTTTGCGAATACGTTGCACAATTTTGCTACAGCGTGGGAATTCGTGGTTATGCTCTGGTTGGCTAAAGCGATACAGGTTTTTAATCAAGCGATAGCTGTGCTCGTCTACCGAGTAAGCATGGAATAAATCAAACTGCATTTGGCCAACAATCGAGCGCCACTCTGGCAGATAAGCGCCCAAAATACTGTGTCTGTGCATTAGACTAAAGGCCAAACCCAAGCCACGAGGGTGCTTGATAATTTCAATGAAAATTCGGCGGTTTTCTTCATAATCATTTAAACGCGATACAAGGCGACGGCGCGCATTGCGCAAGGTTCGCAACGTTTCTGAATGCAAGCCTTTAATCACGGGGTTTTGCGCGATAGTTAAAAACATTTCCATAATTTTAACTGGGCGCATAAACAAGCGATTGTTGGTAACTTTAATTAGGCCACCGACAACAATAAAGTCTTTGTTGAGCTCTACAACTGCCGGCTTAGTTTTGTTCACTAAAATTTCTTCTTCAAAATGCTGCAGTAGCATTTTATTAAGTTCAGCAACGCGGCCAATAATGCGGAAAAAGCGCTTCATCATACGTTCAACCGACTTCTTGCCAGCACTACCAAAGCCCATCATTTTCGCGACATCGGCTTGGTAATCAAATAACAAGCGGTTTTCACTGCGCCCAGCAACATGATGTAGGGCGAAGCGCATACGCCACAAGTAATCTTGACACTCAATAAGCTCGGTATACTCGTTCAAGGTTAAGTACTTGTGTTCAACCAGCTCAACTAGCGAGTTCGCCATAAAATGACGTTTAGCGACCCATGCAATGGTTTGGATATCACGCAAACCGCCAGGGTTGGCCTTTAAGTTAGGCTCAAGTGTGTAGGAGGCGCCGTGGTATTGATTGTGACGTTTAAATTGCTCTTCGCGCTTGGCGATAAAGAATTTTTCTGACGTCCAGAACACATCTTCTTGTAGCAGCGGTTGCAATTGCTCAGCCAGTGCCTGATTACCACAAATCAAGCGCATTTCCATCAAGTTGGTGGCAATGGTAACGTCGTTAACCGCTTGTTTTAAACATTCTTGTACGTCACGTACACTGTGGCCAATATCAAATTTCACATCCCAGAGTTGGGTAATAAAGGCGCCAATTTTCTCTTCGAGATCCTTTTCAATGCTTTGCTGAGTGAGTAGCAAAATATCAACGTCGGAATGCGGGTGCAGCTCACCACGGCCATAACCGCCTACAGCGATAAGGCTCAGTTGATATTCGTCAAGCTGATGTTGCACCCACAATTTTGTGAGCACCAAATCAACAAACTGGGCACGAGCAAGTACCAAGTTTTCCATGTCTTCTTCGATAAAAATGGAGAGCAGCCACTGATTGAAGTCTTTGCTTAATGCGCAGACTTCGGCACTGGTCATTGTCGGTGCGGTAACACACAGCGGCTCTTGAAAATGACTGGGTATGAAGTTGTTATTTTCCACAGTAATGCTTTTTAGTTTGTCTTGTTGAACGTCTAGTTAATCGTCTGCTGAATTAGTTGTTTAACTGGCGCGGAATGGTATCGTCACTGCGCAAAGTTAAAATTTCACAACCCGTTTTGGTGACTAGGATTGTGTGTTCCCACTGCGCTGACTTTTTACCGTCAACCGTGTAAACCGTCCAATTATCTTCTTTATCTAAGATAGTGCCCGCTTTGCCCATGTTGATCATTGGCTCAACGGTAAAACACATACCTTCTTGGATTTTAGTTTTGTCGTTGTTCTTGTAGTGCACAATTTGTGGTTCTTCGTGGAACTGCGCGCCAATACCGTGACCACAATACTCTTTGACAATACCGAATCGGCCAGACTTTTTAATAAATTTCTGTATTGCTGCACCAATCTCACCAAACGCAACGCCTGGCTTCACTTTTTTCAAACCTGTATATAGCGCTTCTTGCGTGATGCGACATAAACGGCGATCTTCTGGCGAAACGTCACCAATTAAAAACATCTTACTGGTATCGCCGTGATAACCGTCTTTGATCACCGTGATATCAATATTGATAATATCACCGTCTTTTAAAGCTGTGCCGTCAGGAATACCGTGGCATACAACGTGGTTGACTGATGTACAAATTGACTTTGGAAAACCGTGGTAGTTAAGCGGTGCAGAGATAGCTTCTTGCACTTTCTCGGTGTATTCCGCGCAAATGGTATTGAGCTCGTCTGTGGTGATGCCAGCTTTGACATGCGGCTCAATCATTTCCAATACGTCTGCGGCAAGCTTGCCTGCCACGCGCATTTTTTCAATTTCTTCCTGACTTTTAATCGCAATAGTCATCTAAATCTCTATATTTTCTCAAATAAAATTGCCCACATTCTACATCTTTTTAAGGGCATTCCCAATGATTGGTTTTGCTTATCAAATCACTAAACGTATTAAGTTGCCATGGGGTTTACCATTCGTTTTTGCGACTAGACAATAATGCCAATTCAATGCGCGGATAAATTCTTTAGATTCGGTTGTTATAAAGGGGGGATAAAGGACGAAAAGTTGAGAAAGGAGCGCTGGATAGCAGCCAAATAAAAAACGCCAAGTGCGGGTTAAAACACTTGGCGCTTGATAGCTGATTGATAATCTGGCGCTAGCTCTAGCAGCCTGACTAAAAGCTAACGTATTTCTTGATTAATCGCATCAACAATGGCTGATGGCTCTAACAGATAAAGGTTGTGATTAAGCAATACTAAATCATCATTGTGCGCCAGCAAAAGTGCAGGGATTGCACGAGTGCCAATAATATCTTGAATTTCTTCGATATCAGCCAGCATAAACTCTGCGTCTTTTACAAACTTGTCTGATTGCAAGCATTTACTTGAAGGCGATAGTTTTAATCGCTCGACAATATCAGCAACATCATCAGCGTTGGTTAATGGGTTACCCTCTTGGAAATGCGCTTGTTGCATTGCTTTTAAAATCGCTAGTGACTTTTCTGGGCATTTTGCTTGCGACCAAGCCATCAGGTTAGCGCCTAAGGTGCTGTCTTTTGTTTCGCTAAGTTTAGCTAAGTATTGTTCGCCAAATTTAATGTTGCTTAGCTCTGTTACTTGATTTGTGATTTTACGAGTGATTTTATCTTCACCGTCATATAAACCACTGTGCAAGAAGTGAATTTTAATTTTGGGCAATTTCTCGGCAACAGCGCTGACTAAATTAGTGGTGGCATAGCTCCACGGGCAGTGGCTGTCGTAAATAAAAAATAGCTCAGTGGCCATTGGCGTAAATCTCTATTTCTATTGAGGTAATTAATGGCCTAATTTTAGCTGTTGTCGGTGGCGATTACTATCGTTAATCAGTTTCAAACAGGGTTTATCAAGCGCAACAGCGTTTTAGTTACTTTTATCCCTTAGTTAGTTGGTGGAAAAAGAGAGCGACGCTAACGCGCGTTGTTACCACTATTTGCAACCCGAATTGGCGCTCTATTGCTTGTGATAAACAGTTTTTTATCAAAATCGATAAGCCAATAGGGTGGCGATAAATTCTACAATTTGTTAGTGGGTTTTGCTGGTGTTTAATCAAGTGTTGTGGAATAATACGCGCCGCTAAATTTATCGTTTGGTGGGTAACTTATTCAATAACAGTTGCCGGTCAGTAGTAGCGGTAAGTCATAGCATTATTAACTTAAGTCGTGTTATCTCTTGATGAGAAACACATTTTTATAAACTCACATACATCTTGCAGAGGTATACCCGGGGTGCTCCAAGCGTAATTTAACGCTGCTATGAGTCGTGTATATCGGATGTATGGACGCTTAACCCCAAGAGGAAAAATTATGCCAAACGTTTCTATGCGCGACATGCTTAAAGCAGGTGTTCACTTCGGTCACAAAACTCGTTACTGGAACCCTAAAATGAAGCCATTCATTTTCGGTGCGCGCGACAAAGTTCATATCATCAACCTAGAACAAACTGTTCCAATGTTCAACGACGCTTTAGCTTTCTTATCTGGCATCTCTGCTAAGAAAGGTAAAATCTTATTCGTTGGTACTAAGCGTGCAGCTAGCGAAGCAGTTCGAGAAGCAGCAATCAAAGCTGACCAATTCTACGTTGATCACCGTTGGTTAGGTGGTATGTTGACTAACTGGAAAACAGTTCGTCAATCAATCAAACGTTTAAAAGACCTAGAAGCTCAAAGCACTGACGGTACATTCGACGCTTTAACTAAGAAAGAAGCGTTAATGCGTACTCGTGAAATGGAAAAGCTTGAGAAGAGCCTTGGTGGTATTAAAAACATGGGTGGTTTACCTGATGCTTTATTCATCATCGACGCTGATCACGAGCATATTGCTGTTAAAGAAGCAAACAACCTAGGTATTCCAGTAGTAGCTGTAGTTGATACTAACTCAAACCCAGACGGTGTTGATTACATCGTGCCTGGTAACGACGATGCGATCCGTGCGATCTCTCTATACACAGATGCAGTAGCTAACGCTGTTGTTGAAGGTCGTGAGCAAAACATCGCTGTTGCTGCTGAAAAAGACGGTTTCGTTGAAGCGGAATAATCGCTTTTACTAACACTCTTTAATTTATCTGCAATGTCAGGCTCCCATACTTGGCATTGCAGACTCTAGATTTTTATATATTGAGGAATTAACTCATGGCAATTACTGCTGCATTAGTTAAAGAATTACGCGACCGTACTGGCGCAGGCATGATGGATTGTAAAAAAGCCCTTCAGGAAACTGACGGTGATATGGAACTTGCGATCGAAAACATGCGTAAGTCTGGTCAAGCAAAAGCTGCTAAAAAAGCGGGTAACATCGCTGCTGAAGGCCAAATCATCATTAAAGACGGCGCATTAGTAGAAGTTAACTGTCAAACTGACTTCGTTGCAAAAGACGAAAACTTCTTAAACTTTGCTAACAAAGTTGCTGACGCTGCTGCCGCTGAAAAATTATCTATCGAAGACTTACAAGCTAAGTTCGAAGAAGAGCGTGTTGCTTTAGTTGCTAAAATCGGTGAAAACATCAACGTACGTCGCGTAGCATACGTTGAAGGTGCTAACCTAGCTTCTTACAAGCACGGTGCAAAAATTGGTGTTGTTGTTGCTGGTGAAGGTGACGCTGAAACACTTAAGCACATGGCAATGCACGTTGCTGCGTCTAAGCCTGAGTTCATCAACCCTGAAGATGTACCAGCTGACGTAGTAGAAAAAGAAAAAGCTATCCAAATCGACATCGCGATGAACGAAGGCAAGCCTGCTGAAATCGCTGAGAAAATGGTTACTGGCCGCATGAAGAAATTCACTGGTGAAATTTCTTTAACGGGTCAAGCTTTCATCATGGAACCAAAGAGCACTGTTGGTCAGGTTCTTAAAGAAAAAGCAACTTCAGTTTCTGCATTCGTTCGCCTAGAAGTAGGTGAAGGTATCGAGAAGAAAGAAGAAGATTTCGCAGCAGAAGTTGAAGCACAAATCGCTGCAGCTAAAGGCGAATAATTTAAATTAGCTATTAGCTAGTTTAAATAAAGCTTTCTAAAAACCGCTCAATTGAGCGGTTTTTTATTTCCGATAATAAGTGTTAGTCTATGCCTTAAACAAAGGCTTATTGTCCAACCCATTAATCTATCCTGTCTCATCCGCGATTTTCTAATTCCAGCTCAGCTCATAGTTTTAACCTAATTTTACTTAGTTTTGTTGAAAGCTTTCTGATTAATAAAATACTTACTAAGCTAATAAATGTTATGTAGGAATTTACCTATTTATCTTAATCCCCTTAATGTAAAGCTAGCTTTCGTAAAGGGTTACAGCAGTCTCCTCGAATATAAAATTTCTGCTGCCCTCTAATGATCGTGTTGTCAAATAAAAAACTAATAAACCTTAAAAAGGTAATGCTGATTTGGCGTAGATAAGTCGTACAAGTTGACAGGAAGCTATTTGGACTATTTCTATGCCATAAAAGTAACTTGCTAATTATCCAAAAATTATGAAGTAAATTAATGCTTAATCACTAGAGGCATAAAATGAAAAATACTATTACAACCAATAGGTTATTTTTTTTGTTTGTTGTTTAGCATTAGCTGCTTCTGTTCCTCAGCAGAGCAGACACAAAAAGAGCTTTTGACCATATGTATTGGGCAAGCATCGAGTTCTGCAAAAAATATCAAACTTGATACTTTTATGGCGGAATTGTTTGAAACAACCAACCTTAACCCTAAATTGTTTTTTAGCCCAGCTAAAAGAGCTGAATACTTATTTAAAGTCGGTAAGTGCGGTGGCTTTTTTGTATCGTCCAGTGACTTTCCTACACAAATTGATCGATATGATATCGTCTACGTACCTGAGCCTATTATGAATGTGGATGTCGACGCATTTGTGCTCAAGGAAGGTGTTTGTAGTGCAGAGCATAGCTGTTTGAGCAGTCTTGTTAAGTCACAAGTGCTCGGTGTTTTTCGCTCTCATGCACTTTTCAAGTACCTTCAAACCAAAACGAGAGCGTCAATAGTAGAAATAACGTTATTGGATCAGGGCGTCAAAATGCTTGAACAAAGCAGATTAGATGTGCTCGTAATACCAAATGTCATTATCGAAACAAGAGGACTGTCGAAGGTCGAAAGCGTTGCGTCAGTTGAACTATATCTATGGCTAGACAAAAAACATGCGCCCTATGTGAACGAAATTTCATCACAAATTCGACGTTTAAAAACAGAGCCTCTATGGAAATCTATATTTCATACGAATAATTCTAGTTAGGTTTTGACTACATAAGTAATGTAGTCTTTACGTATTTAGCTTCACCGGAATTTGAATGGCAAAACTATTATGTTACACAACTGCGGTTTTCTTTTTGCTTTACGGCTTAGGGTTTATCTTTTTCCCAATTGAAATGGCGCTCTTGATAACCGATGCAAGTCCAACGAGTACTTCCGCTATTATTGATTTTCGAGCCACGTATGGCGGCGCACAATTGGCCATTGGTTTGCTGCTACTACTCATTGTAAAAGTTCGAAATGATATTGACTTAGCATTAACACTGGTTGCGCTTTTGTTGCTATCAATGGCATTGGGTCGCCTTACAGGTATAGTGATTGATGGTGACCCAAATCTCATCATGTGCATTTATCTAGCCGCAGAATTGGCATTTGGCGTTATGGCATTGTGGTTAAAGCTGCGCTTAAAAGTGGAGTAAAATATCTAATTCGCATATTAAATAACCGCTTTTTTCTATTAAAACGCCGCTAAATTCCCTTTCTTTATTTAAAGCTTTAGATGTTTTGTAAAAACCATTAAAATAGCCGCGGTCAATTTCGGCTGCGACAGTTTTATCTACAGGAATCTTGAGCTTATGAGCACCAACCCTAAACCTACGTATCGTCGTATTCTTCTAAAACTCAGTGGTGAAGCCCTTATGGGTGATGAAGGTTTCGGTATTGATCCGAAAATTCTTGACCGCATGGCGCAAGAAATTAAAGAACTCGTTGAGTTAGGTATTCAAGTAGGCTTAGTGATCGGTGGTGGTAACTTATTCCGTGGTGCAGGTCTTGCTGAAGCGGGCATGAACCGTGTTGTTGGCGACCAAATGGGTATGCTAGCAACCGTAATGAATGGTCTTGCGATGCGTGACGCACTTCACCGTGCTTTTGTAAATGCGCGTTTAATGTCGGCAATCGACTTAGCTGGCGTGTGTGACACATACAACTGGGCTGATGCGATTGGCATGTTAAAGTCAGGTCGCGTGGTGATTTTCAGTGCCGGTACAGGTAACCCATTCTTTACCACAGATTCAGCTGCGTGTTTACGCGGTATCGAAATTGAAGCTGACGCTGTATTAAAAGCGACAAAAGTTGATGGCATTTACTCGGAAGATCCGGTAAAAAATCCAGAAGCAACTTTATACAGCCACTTAACTTACCAAGAAGTGCTAGAAAAAGAATTAAAAGTAATGGACTTAGCGGCCTTTACCCTAGCGCGTGATCACAGCATGCCAATTCGTGTATTCAACATGAACAAGCCAGGCGCATTAAAAAGTGTGGTAATGGGCCAAGCTGAAGGCACAACCATAGATCACGCCGAAAACTTAGATTAATTGTTCAGTATTAAGGAATATCCAAGTGATTGAAGATATTAAAAAAGATGCAGAAACTCGCATGAGTAAGAGCATCGAATCATTAAAAACAAATTTAAATAAAATCCGTACGGGTCGTGCGCATCCTTCACTATTGGACAACATTTCAGTAGATTACTACGGTGCTGACACACCACTTAACCAAGTGGGTAACGTTTCAGTTCCAGATGCACGCACATTAGCGATTACTGTGTTTGATAAATCAATGATCGGCGCTGTTGAAAAAGCGATTTTATCATCTGATTTAGGTTTAAACCCGTCTTCACAAGGCACGCTTATTCGCATTCCATTGCCGCCGCTGACTGAAGAACGTCGTAAAGATTTAGTAAAAGTGGTTAAAGGTGAAGGTGAGAACGGTAAAATTGCCATTCGCAACATTCGCCGTGATGCAAACTCTGATGTGAAAACACTGAACAAAGAAAAAGAAATCAGTGATGACGAGATGCACCAAGCGGAAGATGAAATCCAAAAAATCACCGACAAATATGTGAAGCAAGTAGACCAACTACTGGTTGAAAAAGAAGCGGAATTAATGGAAATATAATTTTCCAGCGAAAGGAATACACGCCGTAGTGAAGTTTTACTACGGCGTTTTTATATAGTGAGATTTAAGTGTCAAATATCTCTGAATTAGAAACTTCAGCTATCAGCGCACCGCAGCATGTTGCCATCATTATGGATGGCAATGGGCGTTGGGCTCAGCAGCAGGGCAAAAAACGCGTTTTTGGTCACAAGTCTGGTGTTGAGTCTGTTCGTGCTTCGGTTACCGCCGCTCGCAAAATGGGCGTAAAAGCGTTAACCCTATTCGCTTTTAGTAGCGAGAACTGGTTGCGACCTGAAGAA
This Thalassotalea euphylliae DNA region includes the following protein-coding sequences:
- a CDS encoding YqcC family protein, which encodes MTSQQHSIDELLYQLEQEMRHLKLWSIVKPRVEKLMSAAPFCVDTLRFEQWLQYIFLPQMYQLIKNKQPLPTQIALCPMAEVAFVGLSDKAADLINIIGDIDELLSGQRQQQKFLRNE
- the truC gene encoding tRNA pseudouridine(65) synthase TruC — protein: MSKSVIDSVNQSEVAEAEACEEQKPVLTILYQDEYLVAIDKPAGLFVHRSFLDRHERYFALQLLRDQIGQYVYPIHRLDKPTSGVLLFALDQEVARALNDKFITRDIEKTYYALVRGFLADEIRVDYPLKEKLDKIGDKYASEDKPAQAAITQFTTIAQGVINKPLGRYDTVRYSLVKASPETGRRHQIRRHLAHLRFPIIGDVNYGDNKQNPFFAEEFGYRRLMLFAKKLAFEHPVTKKPLVIEAAFDQQWLSVFERLGWQDIKV
- the dapD gene encoding 2,3,4,5-tetrahydropyridine-2,6-dicarboxylate N-succinyltransferase encodes the protein MQNQETTDLQATIEQAFENRMSITPATVTDEVKDAVLAALAALNNGSARVAEKVAGEWVVHQWLKKAVLLSFRIWDNEIIDGAESKFFDKVPLKYSDYTQAMFEADGVRIVPPATVRTGSYVGKNVVVMPSYVNIGAYVDEGTMVDTWATVGSCAQIGKNVHLSGGVGIGGVLEPLQAGPTIIEDNCFIGARSEIVEGVVVEEGAVISMGVYIGQSTRIYDRETGETHYGRVPAGSVVVPGNLPSKCGTYSLYAAIIVKKVDAKTRAKVGINALLRSVSDE
- the glnD gene encoding [protein-PII] uridylyltransferase; this encodes MENNNFIPSHFQEPLCVTAPTMTSAEVCALSKDFNQWLLSIFIEEDMENLVLARAQFVDLVLTKLWVQHQLDEYQLSLIAVGGYGRGELHPHSDVDILLLTQQSIEKDLEEKIGAFITQLWDVKFDIGHSVRDVQECLKQAVNDVTIATNLMEMRLICGNQALAEQLQPLLQEDVFWTSEKFFIAKREEQFKRHNQYHGASYTLEPNLKANPGGLRDIQTIAWVAKRHFMANSLVELVEHKYLTLNEYTELIECQDYLWRMRFALHHVAGRSENRLLFDYQADVAKMMGFGSAGKKSVERMMKRFFRIIGRVAELNKMLLQHFEEEILVNKTKPAVVELNKDFIVVGGLIKVTNNRLFMRPVKIMEMFLTIAQNPVIKGLHSETLRTLRNARRRLVSRLNDYEENRRIFIEIIKHPRGLGLAFSLMHRHSILGAYLPEWRSIVGQMQFDLFHAYSVDEHSYRLIKNLYRFSQPEHNHEFPRCSKIVQRIRKPEVLYLAGIFHDIAKGRGGDHAELGAVDALNFAKEHKLNDHDGRMIAWLVQQHLLMSVTAQRRDISDPDVIKQFGEIVRDEAHLDYLYCLTVADMRATNESLWNSWKANLLEELYLATKRAFRRGLEKPVDLADQIRENEQQAQELLLAEGIAEGAISVLWQEFNSDYFLRYSPTQIAWHTQHILGHDRSEPLVIVSPKPYRGGTEVFVFTKERSNIFANTVALLGSKKLSIHDAKIITSNTGYTVNTFVVLDHQSKAITDEPRQLEIARLLASRLSQETLATIEVQPVSKRLQTFNLKTQVGFIQTEDDSTTLLEIITTDRPGLLASFAQVFADLKLNIHSAKITTFGERAEDVFTISNADYQALTTTEQQLLNERLCDDIV
- the map gene encoding type I methionyl aminopeptidase codes for the protein MTIAIKSQEEIEKMRVAGKLAADVLEMIEPHVKAGITTDELNTICAEYTEKVQEAISAPLNYHGFPKSICTSVNHVVCHGIPDGTALKDGDIINIDITVIKDGYHGDTSKMFLIGDVSPEDRRLCRITQEALYTGLKKVKPGVAFGEIGAAIQKFIKKSGRFGIVKEYCGHGIGAQFHEEPQIVHYKNNDKTKIQEGMCFTVEPMINMGKAGTILDKEDNWTVYTVDGKKSAQWEHTILVTKTGCEILTLRSDDTIPRQLNN
- a CDS encoding DsbA family protein — its product is MATELFFIYDSHCPWSYATTNLVSAVAEKLPKIKIHFLHSGLYDGEDKITRKITNQVTELSNIKFGEQYLAKLSETKDSTLGANLMAWSQAKCPEKSLAILKAMQQAHFQEGNPLTNADDVADIVERLKLSPSSKCLQSDKFVKDAEFMLADIEEIQDIIGTRAIPALLLAHNDDLVLLNHNLYLLEPSAIVDAINQEIR
- the rpsB gene encoding 30S ribosomal protein S2 translates to MPNVSMRDMLKAGVHFGHKTRYWNPKMKPFIFGARDKVHIINLEQTVPMFNDALAFLSGISAKKGKILFVGTKRAASEAVREAAIKADQFYVDHRWLGGMLTNWKTVRQSIKRLKDLEAQSTDGTFDALTKKEALMRTREMEKLEKSLGGIKNMGGLPDALFIIDADHEHIAVKEANNLGIPVVAVVDTNSNPDGVDYIVPGNDDAIRAISLYTDAVANAVVEGREQNIAVAAEKDGFVEAE
- the tsf gene encoding translation elongation factor Ts, with the translated sequence MAITAALVKELRDRTGAGMMDCKKALQETDGDMELAIENMRKSGQAKAAKKAGNIAAEGQIIIKDGALVEVNCQTDFVAKDENFLNFANKVADAAAAEKLSIEDLQAKFEEERVALVAKIGENINVRRVAYVEGANLASYKHGAKIGVVVAGEGDAETLKHMAMHVAASKPEFINPEDVPADVVEKEKAIQIDIAMNEGKPAEIAEKMVTGRMKKFTGEISLTGQAFIMEPKSTVGQVLKEKATSVSAFVRLEVGEGIEKKEEDFAAEVEAQIAAAKGE
- a CDS encoding DUF4345 family protein gives rise to the protein MAKLLCYTTAVFFLLYGLGFIFFPIEMALLITDASPTSTSAIIDFRATYGGAQLAIGLLLLLIVKVRNDIDLALTLVALLLLSMALGRLTGIVIDGDPNLIMCIYLAAELAFGVMALWLKLRLKVE